One Chryseobacterium sp. StRB126 genomic region harbors:
- a CDS encoding alpha-glucuronidase: MRYLRLNILFFLIFPLLVFAEDGSQLWLRFPAKNGISADKIISKGSSPTLNIARKELSSYWQGQTVELRTENKDKNLKDGYRIVSTPEKIVISAGKEIGLLYGVYHILRLQQTKADLSHLNSIEKPSYDVRILNHWDNLDGSIERGYAGRSLWKWEDLPGKISPRYEEYARANASIGINSVVLNNVNASPNMLREDYLKKVKVLADIFRPYGIKVYLSVNFASPKVLGGLQNSDPLNKDVQKWWKDKAAEIYRLIPDFGGFLVKANSEGQPGPQDYGRTHADGANMMADALKPYNGIVMWRAFVYSPSKDDRAKQAYLEFVPLDGKFRDNVIIQIKNGPVDFQPREAFNPLFGALRKTSEMVEFQITQEYLGFSNHLVYLAPLFKETLESDTYSDGQGSTIAKITDGTLRPAKITAISAVANIGEDTNWTGHHFAQANWYAFGRLAWNHQLSSEQIADEWIKMTFTDDQNFVNPVKEIMLSSRETAVDYMMPLGLHHIFAGGHHYGPEPWGDYKGGRPDWSPVYYHQADAQGLGFNRTKTGSNAASQYFPPLNERYGNLSTCPENLILWFHHVPWDYKMKEGKTLWDELCYTYDSGVKKVRDYQKIWDRMEPYIDEQRFADVQSKLRIQSRDAVWWKDACLLYFQTFSKKPIPYDIERPVHELEDLKKIKLDMTHHN; this comes from the coding sequence ATGCGATATCTGAGACTCAACATTCTATTTTTTCTGATATTTCCGTTACTGGTTTTTGCGGAGGACGGAAGTCAGCTTTGGCTTCGGTTTCCTGCAAAAAACGGAATATCGGCAGATAAAATTATTTCCAAAGGCAGCAGTCCAACCCTGAATATTGCCAGAAAAGAGCTGAGCAGCTACTGGCAGGGACAAACGGTGGAACTTCGTACGGAAAATAAAGATAAAAATCTGAAAGACGGCTACAGAATTGTTTCCACGCCTGAGAAAATCGTTATTTCTGCAGGCAAAGAAATAGGATTGTTGTATGGTGTTTATCATATTCTGCGGTTACAGCAGACAAAAGCTGATCTGTCTCATTTAAACAGTATTGAAAAGCCTTCATATGATGTACGGATTTTGAATCATTGGGATAATCTGGACGGAAGTATTGAAAGAGGATATGCCGGAAGATCCCTTTGGAAATGGGAAGATTTACCCGGTAAAATTTCTCCGCGTTACGAAGAATATGCAAGAGCAAATGCCTCTATAGGAATCAATTCCGTTGTTTTGAATAATGTCAATGCATCACCCAATATGCTTAGGGAAGATTATCTTAAAAAAGTAAAGGTTCTGGCTGATATTTTCAGGCCTTATGGCATTAAGGTGTATCTTTCCGTGAATTTTGCTTCACCTAAAGTGCTGGGCGGATTACAAAATTCAGATCCACTGAATAAAGACGTGCAAAAGTGGTGGAAAGATAAAGCAGCTGAAATTTACAGATTGATTCCTGATTTTGGCGGATTTCTGGTGAAAGCCAATTCCGAAGGACAACCCGGGCCTCAGGATTACGGAAGAACCCATGCAGACGGAGCCAATATGATGGCCGATGCCCTGAAGCCTTACAATGGAATCGTCATGTGGAGAGCATTTGTCTACAGTCCGAGCAAAGATGACAGAGCTAAACAGGCTTACCTTGAGTTTGTTCCTTTGGACGGTAAATTCAGGGATAATGTGATTATTCAGATCAAAAACGGTCCTGTTGATTTTCAGCCGCGAGAAGCTTTTAATCCACTTTTCGGAGCTCTAAGAAAAACTTCTGAAATGGTAGAGTTTCAGATCACACAAGAATATCTGGGCTTTTCTAACCATCTGGTTTATTTGGCGCCTCTATTCAAAGAAACATTGGAAAGCGATACTTATTCTGACGGTCAGGGATCTACGATTGCTAAAATTACAGACGGCACCTTAAGACCTGCAAAAATTACAGCTATTTCAGCTGTTGCCAATATCGGGGAAGATACCAACTGGACGGGACATCATTTTGCACAGGCCAACTGGTATGCATTCGGAAGGCTGGCATGGAACCATCAGCTGAGTTCGGAGCAGATAGCAGATGAATGGATTAAAATGACATTTACTGATGATCAAAACTTCGTTAATCCTGTAAAAGAGATCATGCTTTCCTCAAGGGAAACTGCTGTGGATTATATGATGCCTTTGGGACTTCACCATATTTTTGCAGGCGGACATCACTATGGACCAGAACCATGGGGAGATTATAAAGGCGGAAGACCGGACTGGTCACCTGTTTATTATCACCAGGCTGATGCTCAGGGATTAGGCTTTAACAGAACAAAAACAGGAAGTAATGCTGCTTCACAGTATTTTCCGCCATTGAATGAAAGATACGGGAATCTCTCAACCTGCCCGGAAAATCTTATTTTATGGTTTCATCATGTTCCTTGGGATTATAAGATGAAAGAAGGAAAAACGCTGTGGGATGAACTGTGTTATACTTATGATTCCGGAGTGAAAAAGGTAAGGGACTATCAGAAAATATGGGATAGAATGGAACCTTATATAGATGAACAGCGGTTTGCTGATGTTCAGTCAAAGCTCAGAATTCAGTCCAGAGATGCAGTATGGTGGAAAGATGCCTGTTTGCTGTATTTCCAGACTTTTTCCAAAAAGCCAATTCCTTACGACATTGAACGGCCTGTTCATGAACTGGAAGATCTTAAGAAGATTAAGCTGGATATGACACATCACAACTAA
- a CDS encoding glycoside hydrolase family 43 protein — protein sequence MKKSKYLFPEDYMADPSVHVFEDKIYIYPSHDRESGIEENDNGDHFDMNDYHVFSMDDVDGGEIKDHGVVLSVKDIPWAGRQLWDCDVAFKDGKYYMYFPLKDQNDIFRIGVAVSDKPYGPFIPEKHPIMGSYSIDPCIFEDKGKYYMYFGGIWGGQLQRYRDNKALESAVIPENNETAIHSKVALLSDDMLEFAEAPKEVVIIDENGKPLLHGDRHRFFEASWMHQYNGTYYFSYSTGDTHLICYATGDNPYGPFTFQGEILTPVVGWTTHHSIVEFKGKWYLFFHDSVPSGGKTWLRSMKVIELEYDQEGKIKTIEGLENQP from the coding sequence ATGAAAAAATCAAAATATTTATTCCCGGAAGACTATATGGCAGACCCTTCCGTTCACGTTTTTGAAGATAAAATCTATATCTATCCTTCTCATGACCGCGAAAGCGGAATTGAAGAAAACGATAACGGAGATCATTTCGATATGAATGATTACCATGTCTTCTCAATGGATGATGTGGACGGCGGAGAAATTAAAGACCATGGTGTAGTCCTTTCGGTAAAAGATATTCCATGGGCGGGAAGACAGCTGTGGGATTGCGATGTAGCCTTCAAAGACGGCAAATATTATATGTATTTTCCTCTGAAGGATCAAAATGACATCTTCAGAATCGGGGTTGCAGTGAGCGACAAACCTTATGGACCTTTCATTCCTGAAAAACATCCGATAATGGGAAGTTACAGCATCGATCCCTGCATTTTTGAAGATAAAGGAAAATATTATATGTATTTCGGAGGAATCTGGGGCGGACAATTGCAGCGCTACAGAGATAATAAAGCGCTTGAATCTGCTGTAATTCCTGAAAATAATGAGACTGCAATCCATTCAAAGGTGGCTTTGTTAAGCGATGATATGCTTGAATTTGCTGAAGCGCCTAAAGAGGTTGTTATCATCGATGAAAACGGAAAACCACTGCTTCATGGTGATAGGCACCGTTTTTTTGAAGCATCATGGATGCATCAGTACAATGGTACATATTATTTCTCTTATTCTACGGGAGATACCCATCTGATTTGCTATGCAACCGGGGATAATCCTTACGGGCCGTTTACTTTTCAGGGAGAAATTCTTACCCCGGTAGTAGGCTGGACTACCCATCACAGCATTGTGGAATTTAAAGGAAAATGGTATCTGTTTTTCCATGATTCTGTTCCGAGTGGCGGTAAAACATGGCTGAGAAGTATGAAAGTAATTGAACTGGAATATGATCAGGAAGGTAAAATCAAGACCATTGAAGGTCTGGAAAACCAGCCATAA
- a CDS encoding endo-1,4-beta-xylanase, with protein sequence MKRILIGLAAITASGLSAQKTDGTLKKVFQDKFYIGTAMSLPQIDGTDQKAVTIIKKQFSSIVAENCMKSMFLQPQEGKFFFDDADKFVDFGMKNNMFIIGHTLIWHSQLPKWFFSDKNGKDVSPEVLKQRMKNHITTVVSRYKGKVKGWDVVNEAILEDGSYRKSKFYEILGEDFIPLAFQYAQEADPNAELYYNDYNEWYPEKVKTVIKMVEKLKSRGIRIDGVGMQAHVGMDNPSIDEYEKAILAYSNAGVKVNITELEISALPSPWGSSANVSDTVAYQKEMNPYTKGLPKEVEMKWEKRYLDFFGLFLQHKDKIRRVTLWGVTDKQSWKNDFPVKGRTDYPLLFDRKDQEKPVVQKIIKLAEKN encoded by the coding sequence ATGAAACGTATTTTAATTGGTTTGGCAGCAATTACCGCTTCAGGTCTGTCGGCACAGAAAACTGATGGCACTTTAAAAAAAGTATTTCAGGATAAATTCTACATCGGTACGGCGATGAGCCTTCCCCAGATTGACGGTACAGACCAGAAAGCAGTAACTATTATCAAAAAACAATTCAGCTCTATTGTTGCTGAAAATTGCATGAAATCTATGTTCCTGCAGCCTCAGGAAGGAAAATTCTTCTTTGATGATGCCGATAAATTTGTTGATTTCGGGATGAAAAACAATATGTTCATCATCGGGCACACTTTAATCTGGCATTCCCAGCTTCCAAAATGGTTTTTTTCAGATAAAAATGGAAAAGATGTTTCTCCGGAAGTATTGAAACAGCGCATGAAAAACCACATTACAACGGTAGTTTCCCGTTACAAAGGAAAAGTAAAAGGATGGGATGTGGTAAACGAAGCCATTCTTGAAGACGGATCCTACAGAAAAAGTAAGTTTTATGAAATTCTGGGTGAAGATTTTATTCCTTTGGCATTTCAATATGCACAGGAAGCCGATCCCAATGCAGAATTATATTACAACGATTATAATGAATGGTATCCTGAAAAGGTAAAAACAGTCATTAAAATGGTTGAAAAACTTAAATCAAGAGGAATCCGTATTGATGGGGTAGGAATGCAGGCCCATGTTGGCATGGATAACCCTTCCATAGATGAATATGAAAAAGCAATTCTGGCGTATTCCAATGCCGGAGTTAAGGTCAATATTACAGAACTTGAAATTAGTGCGCTGCCTTCTCCATGGGGAAGCTCTGCCAATGTTTCAGATACTGTTGCCTATCAGAAAGAAATGAATCCTTACACTAAAGGACTTCCCAAAGAAGTAGAAATGAAATGGGAAAAGCGTTACCTCGATTTCTTTGGTTTGTTCTTACAACATAAAGATAAAATAAGAAGAGTAACCTTATGGGGCGTTACCGATAAGCAGTCCTGGAAAAATGATTTTCCGGTGAAAGGAAGAACAGATTACCCGCTACTGTTTGACAGGAAAGATCAGGAAAAGCCTGTAGTACAAAAAATAATAAAGCTGGCAGAGAAAAATTAA
- a CDS encoding MFS transporter, protein MDNQPQKISVIEKVGYSLGDLAANLVFQTLVTYLTYFYTDIYGLKPEDASVITLTVGLIAGFGFNPLIGALADRTSSRWGKFRPWILFTAVPLGIAALLAFSTPHFSYQGKMIYAAVTYSLLLLLYASNNLPYAALSGVITGDMSERNSISSYRFVAVMFAQFFVQVFMLPIILYVGHGDKAQGIETVMTWLAVIGSVMLLITFFTTKERIIPKPDQKSSLKEDLKDLFQNRPWIIMLTVTAFIFITLAMKGGSYVYYFNNYVDENALKSFISPITAFFNSAGMNFFGEDPKSAGFGLFNAGGIVMMIVGITFSKKLADRFGKRDTFIASLFISTLFILAFIFYPPKAVGIMFLSQILHGFFYGISTPLLWAMIADVADYSEWKNNRRATAIIFSAMMVGLKVGLSIGSSLVALIIGKYGYISVHGNEQVIQPETVAAGAKMLVSIFPSIPFFIACGLLLLYKINKKMEVQIEKDLAERRK, encoded by the coding sequence ATGGATAATCAGCCACAAAAAATATCGGTAATAGAGAAAGTGGGGTACAGCTTAGGAGATCTGGCGGCCAACCTTGTTTTTCAAACCTTAGTTACTTACCTGACTTATTTTTATACAGATATTTACGGATTAAAACCAGAGGATGCCTCTGTCATCACCCTTACCGTAGGTTTAATTGCCGGATTTGGCTTTAACCCGCTTATCGGAGCACTGGCAGACCGTACAAGCTCACGATGGGGGAAATTCCGTCCATGGATTTTATTTACTGCTGTACCGCTTGGTATTGCTGCACTCTTAGCCTTCAGTACCCCTCATTTTTCTTATCAGGGCAAAATGATCTATGCTGCGGTCACCTATTCATTATTATTGTTGTTATATGCTTCCAATAACTTACCCTATGCTGCTTTGAGCGGGGTTATTACGGGAGATATGAGTGAACGTAACAGTATTTCTTCGTATCGTTTTGTAGCGGTGATGTTTGCCCAGTTTTTTGTGCAGGTTTTTATGCTGCCTATCATTTTATATGTAGGCCATGGAGACAAAGCACAGGGAATTGAGACCGTGATGACATGGCTGGCAGTGATAGGATCCGTAATGCTGCTGATCACCTTTTTTACAACCAAAGAAAGAATTATTCCGAAGCCGGACCAGAAGTCAAGCCTGAAAGAGGATTTAAAAGATTTATTTCAGAACAGACCGTGGATTATTATGCTTACTGTGACAGCATTCATATTTATCACACTGGCCATGAAAGGAGGATCTTATGTATATTATTTTAATAACTATGTGGATGAGAATGCTCTCAAAAGTTTTATTTCACCTATTACAGCATTTTTTAATTCTGCAGGGATGAATTTCTTTGGGGAAGACCCGAAGTCTGCAGGATTCGGATTATTTAATGCAGGGGGAATTGTGATGATGATCGTAGGGATTACCTTCTCTAAAAAACTCGCAGACCGATTTGGAAAACGGGACACTTTTATAGCGTCATTATTCATTTCTACCTTGTTTATCCTTGCTTTTATATTCTATCCTCCGAAAGCAGTGGGAATTATGTTCTTGTCACAGATTTTACATGGATTCTTTTACGGAATCAGTACTCCGCTTTTGTGGGCTATGATTGCTGATGTGGCCGATTATTCAGAATGGAAGAACAACCGCAGGGCAACAGCTATTATCTTTTCTGCCATGATGGTAGGACTGAAAGTGGGTCTCAGTATAGGGAGCTCTTTGGTAGCACTGATTATAGGAAAATACGGATATATTTCCGTACATGGAAATGAGCAGGTTATTCAGCCGGAAACAGTGGCGGCAGGGGCCAAAATGCTTGTGAGTATTTTCCCGTCCATACCATTTTTCATTGCCTGCGGACTGCTTTTATTGTATAAAATCAACAAAAAAATGGAAGTTCAGATTGAAAAAGATCTGGCTGAAAGAAGAAAATAA
- a CDS encoding sialate O-acetylesterase, with product MKNRTLYLLFFLAAICSFHAKVRLPALVSDGMILQRNQDLKIWGYADAGEKITIKFINKTYNATTDQNGNWALVLPKLNAGGPYTMTINEITLKDILIGDVWVASGQSNMELPMRRLIPLYESEIKNAHNQNIRFFTVPQKYNFKAPQNDLDGGKWESTNPQTILNFSGVAYFFAKELNEKNKVPVGIIHTSLGGSPVQAWMDEKSLKKYPEYLTEAEKWKNDDLIHSTESQEQSLSKAWYGELDQSDIGLNQHWEKDNANDSGWKTMMLPGSWEDQEGSFDGSVWFRKEIILPKGADQKTAFLNLGRIKDADVTYINGVKVGNVTYEYPPRWYDIPKGVLKEGKNTITVRVMNGSGKGQFIADKPYYLEIDGQKTDLKGEWKYKIGARMEKMAPGQTFIRWKPVGLYNAMINPLINYKIKGFIWYQGESNTGKPKEYGDLLSTMISDWRSKWNKKDMPFLIVQLANFMEKKDEPLDSNWAELREQQRQVSLHVPYAGLAVTIDVGEWNDIHPLNKKAVGDRLALQALKIGEGKKIIADGPVYQSMKTEGKTIILSFKPGTDDLVQGELKGFAIQQKDGRYQWAKAEAKGNKVIVWNDQVDSPVNVRYDWADNPDGNLKNKSGLPASPFTTEKN from the coding sequence ATGAAAAACAGAACCTTATACTTATTATTTTTTTTGGCAGCCATTTGCAGTTTTCATGCAAAAGTAAGGCTTCCTGCTTTGGTTTCAGACGGGATGATCCTTCAGAGGAATCAAGACCTGAAGATCTGGGGATATGCAGATGCAGGAGAAAAAATTACGATTAAGTTTATCAATAAAACATATAATGCCACCACTGACCAGAATGGTAACTGGGCTCTTGTACTTCCAAAGCTCAATGCCGGAGGCCCATATACCATGACGATTAATGAGATTACCCTTAAAGATATCCTTATTGGTGATGTGTGGGTAGCTTCAGGACAATCCAATATGGAACTTCCGATGCGCAGGCTGATACCTCTTTATGAAAGCGAAATTAAAAACGCCCATAATCAGAATATAAGATTCTTCACGGTTCCGCAGAAATATAATTTTAAAGCTCCGCAAAATGATCTTGACGGCGGGAAATGGGAAAGCACAAACCCTCAGACTATTCTTAATTTTTCCGGGGTTGCTTATTTCTTTGCCAAAGAACTGAACGAAAAAAATAAAGTTCCTGTAGGAATTATTCATACAAGCCTGGGAGGCTCTCCGGTTCAGGCCTGGATGGATGAAAAATCACTGAAAAAATATCCGGAATATCTGACTGAAGCAGAAAAATGGAAAAATGATGACCTGATACATTCTACAGAATCCCAGGAACAGTCACTAAGCAAAGCATGGTATGGAGAGCTTGATCAGAGCGATATTGGGCTGAATCAGCACTGGGAAAAAGATAATGCAAACGATTCCGGATGGAAAACCATGATGCTGCCGGGATCATGGGAGGATCAGGAAGGTTCGTTTGACGGGTCGGTATGGTTCCGTAAGGAAATTATCCTGCCTAAAGGAGCAGACCAGAAAACAGCATTTTTAAATCTGGGAAGGATAAAAGATGCTGATGTTACATATATTAACGGAGTTAAAGTAGGAAATGTAACTTATGAATATCCGCCACGCTGGTATGACATTCCGAAAGGTGTTTTAAAAGAAGGGAAAAATACAATTACGGTAAGAGTAATGAACGGCAGCGGAAAAGGACAGTTTATTGCTGATAAGCCGTATTACCTTGAAATCGACGGACAAAAAACAGACCTGAAAGGCGAGTGGAAATATAAAATAGGAGCCAGAATGGAAAAAATGGCTCCCGGACAGACATTTATCCGCTGGAAACCGGTAGGACTTTATAATGCTATGATTAACCCGTTGATTAATTATAAGATCAAAGGATTTATCTGGTATCAGGGGGAAAGCAATACAGGAAAGCCAAAAGAATACGGAGATTTACTGTCAACAATGATCTCAGACTGGCGTTCAAAATGGAACAAGAAAGATATGCCATTCCTGATTGTACAGCTGGCCAATTTTATGGAGAAAAAAGATGAACCCCTGGACAGCAATTGGGCTGAGCTGAGAGAACAGCAGAGACAGGTTTCTCTTCATGTTCCTTATGCTGGTCTTGCAGTAACTATTGATGTGGGAGAATGGAATGATATTCATCCGCTCAATAAAAAAGCAGTGGGTGACAGGCTTGCTTTACAGGCCCTGAAAATCGGGGAAGGCAAAAAAATCATAGCCGACGGACCCGTTTATCAGTCAATGAAAACAGAAGGGAAAACCATTATTCTATCTTTTAAACCCGGTACAGATGATCTGGTACAGGGAGAACTGAAAGGTTTTGCCATACAGCAGAAAGACGGTCGTTATCAATGGGCAAAAGCAGAAGCAAAAGGCAATAAAGTCATTGTATGGAATGATCAGGTGGATAGTCCTGTCAATGTACGCTACGACTGGGCAGATAATCCTGATGGGAATCTTAAAAATAAAAGCGGGCTTCCTGCTTCACCTTTTACAACAGAAAAAAATTAA
- a CDS encoding glycoside hydrolase family 127 protein: MIPKLSVLLLCFASFTSAQVKKRIHYFPLETVKLSESVFSKAMTADHKYLMTLEPDRLLAPYLKEAGLKTKANNYPNWENTGLDGHIGGHYISALSLMYASTGDKAIQQRIDYMISELARCQNTSPDGYISGIPDGKKIWKEIKQGNIRASGFGLNDRWVPLYNIHKLYSGLRDAYWYAKSEKAKTMLIRLTDWMMNEVADLSDEQIQDMLRSEHGGLNEVFADVYDITHDKKYLQLAHRFSHQAILTPLLSGEDKLTGLHANTQIPKVIGYKRIADLENNEPWSNAADFFWHNVTEKRSSVIGGNSVSEHFNPVNDFSSMIKSIEGPETCNTYNMLKLTKELFATLPESYYMDYYEKALYNHILSTENHDQGGFVYFTPMRPGHYRVYSQPQTSFWCCVGSGMENHAKYGEMIYARSDKDLYVNLFIPSTLTWEKEKVVLRQANNFPEVPETTLIFDAAGKSEFDLKLRCPDWTTPSEVKILINGKQEKVQRGSDGYFTLTKKWKKGDVVKMILPMHLSAEQLPDHSNYYAFKYGPVVLAAKYGTENQQGVLADDSRGGHIAHGPQIPLNEIPVILGNSSEVVSHVTPSNNKPLNFAVTGLYPSEKFGKGLDLVPFYSIQAERYILYWPQADKNAIENILKQRAKEEAETRKLDMITADKIQLGEQQPESDHFIESKDSDTGYMEDRHFRDAKGWFSYRMKNAGKNASYLYVLYFDANTNRTLNIEINSKTIIAQNMEGKSGSSPQYLVVPIPDSEKNKENLTVKFLAEEKLTTAKVIEIRLLTGNYKKNKN, encoded by the coding sequence ATGATCCCAAAACTTTCAGTCCTTTTATTGTGTTTTGCTTCATTTACCTCAGCGCAGGTGAAGAAGAGAATTCACTATTTTCCTTTGGAAACTGTAAAGTTATCAGAGAGTGTTTTCAGCAAAGCTATGACGGCAGACCATAAGTACCTGATGACCTTGGAACCGGATAGATTATTGGCTCCTTATCTTAAAGAAGCCGGATTGAAAACAAAAGCAAATAATTACCCCAATTGGGAAAACACAGGGTTGGACGGCCACATAGGAGGACACTATATTTCCGCATTATCCCTGATGTACGCCTCTACAGGAGATAAGGCAATACAACAGAGAATTGATTATATGATCAGTGAACTGGCACGCTGTCAGAATACCTCTCCGGATGGATACATTTCAGGAATTCCTGACGGAAAAAAGATTTGGAAAGAAATTAAACAGGGAAACATTCGTGCTTCAGGCTTCGGGTTGAACGACCGATGGGTACCTTTATATAATATTCACAAACTGTACTCAGGATTACGCGATGCCTATTGGTATGCAAAAAGTGAAAAAGCAAAGACAATGCTGATCAGACTTACGGATTGGATGATGAATGAAGTCGCAGATCTTTCCGATGAACAGATACAGGATATGCTGCGCAGTGAACATGGAGGGCTTAACGAAGTTTTTGCGGATGTTTATGATATTACTCATGATAAAAAATATCTGCAGCTGGCTCACCGCTTTTCGCATCAGGCTATCCTTACCCCTCTTTTGTCAGGAGAAGATAAGCTTACAGGTTTACACGCCAATACACAGATCCCTAAAGTAATCGGATATAAGCGTATTGCCGATCTTGAAAATAACGAGCCATGGAGTAATGCTGCTGATTTTTTCTGGCATAACGTTACAGAGAAAAGATCTTCAGTTATTGGAGGTAACAGTGTCAGTGAGCATTTTAACCCTGTCAATGATTTCAGCAGCATGATAAAAAGTATTGAAGGTCCGGAAACCTGCAATACTTATAATATGCTCAAACTGACCAAAGAGCTGTTTGCAACGCTTCCCGAATCATATTATATGGATTATTACGAAAAAGCATTATATAACCATATTCTTTCCACGGAAAATCATGATCAGGGAGGTTTCGTTTACTTTACTCCGATGCGTCCTGGGCATTACCGTGTTTATTCACAGCCTCAGACCAGCTTCTGGTGCTGTGTGGGATCCGGAATGGAAAATCATGCCAAATATGGGGAAATGATTTATGCCCGGTCGGATAAGGATTTATATGTCAACTTATTTATTCCTTCCACGCTTACATGGGAAAAGGAAAAAGTAGTGCTTCGCCAGGCCAATAACTTCCCGGAAGTTCCTGAAACAACATTGATCTTTGATGCTGCAGGAAAGTCAGAATTTGATTTAAAACTGAGATGTCCGGACTGGACCACCCCTTCAGAAGTAAAAATTCTAATCAATGGAAAGCAGGAAAAAGTACAGCGTGGTTCAGATGGCTATTTTACGCTGACTAAAAAATGGAAAAAAGGTGATGTTGTGAAAATGATTTTACCCATGCATCTTTCCGCAGAACAACTGCCTGACCATTCCAATTATTATGCATTTAAATACGGACCTGTAGTGCTTGCCGCAAAATACGGAACCGAAAACCAACAGGGGGTACTTGCGGATGACAGCAGAGGCGGCCATATTGCTCACGGTCCGCAAATCCCTTTAAACGAAATTCCCGTTATCCTTGGAAACTCTTCAGAAGTTGTCAGTCATGTTACGCCTTCGAACAATAAACCGCTCAACTTTGCCGTTACAGGGCTTTATCCGTCTGAAAAATTTGGAAAAGGTTTAGATCTTGTGCCATTTTACAGTATTCAGGCAGAAAGATATATTCTGTATTGGCCGCAGGCGGACAAAAACGCAATAGAAAATATATTGAAACAAAGAGCAAAAGAAGAAGCGGAAACCAGAAAGCTGGATATGATCACTGCAGATAAGATCCAGCTGGGCGAACAACAGCCGGAATCAGATCATTTTATAGAAAGCAAAGACTCTGATACAGGATATATGGAAGACCGTCATTTCCGTGATGCCAAAGGCTGGTTCAGTTACCGGATGAAAAATGCCGGAAAAAATGCTTCATACCTTTACGTTCTGTATTTTGATGCGAATACTAACCGTACGCTGAATATTGAGATCAACAGTAAAACAATCATTGCCCAAAATATGGAAGGAAAGTCTGGAAGCTCACCTCAATATCTTGTTGTTCCGATACCGGATTCAGAGAAGAATAAAGAAAACCTTACTGTAAAATTCCTGGCAGAAGAAAAATTAACAACTGCTAAAGTTATCGAAATCCGATTACTGACCGGAAATTATAAAAAAAATAAAAACTGA
- a CDS encoding NUDIX hydrolase, with translation MTEDYSQYPKHLVAVDCIIFGFDGENLKILLVKRNFDPQMGKWSLMGGFIGNDETSDEAANRVLYTLTGLENIYLEQLKCYTEIQREPTARIMSISYYALINIEKDIRINEQYSAEWVELQKAPELIFDHNKMVKDAVARLRRRASTGPIGFELLPEKFTMKDLQNLYEAIFDEKFDKRNFTSKINSMDILVNTNKKDMTSSRKGSFLYHFDEKKYNKKISQGFMFKI, from the coding sequence ATGACTGAGGATTACTCCCAATATCCCAAACACCTTGTCGCTGTTGACTGTATCATTTTCGGTTTTGACGGTGAAAATCTTAAAATCCTTTTAGTAAAAAGAAATTTTGATCCACAGATGGGCAAATGGTCGCTGATGGGTGGTTTCATTGGCAATGACGAGACTTCTGATGAGGCAGCTAACAGGGTTTTATATACATTAACTGGTCTTGAAAACATTTATCTTGAGCAGCTGAAATGCTACACGGAAATCCAGCGTGAACCAACAGCTAGAATTATGTCTATCTCCTATTATGCATTGATCAATATTGAGAAAGATATTCGGATCAATGAACAGTACAGTGCAGAATGGGTTGAGCTTCAGAAAGCACCTGAACTTATTTTCGATCATAATAAAATGGTAAAGGATGCTGTTGCCAGACTGAGAAGAAGAGCATCCACAGGACCTATAGGATTTGAACTTCTCCCAGAAAAATTCACAATGAAGGATCTTCAGAATCTTTATGAGGCTATTTTTGATGAAAAATTCGATAAACGGAATTTTACCAGCAAGATCAACAGCATGGACATCCTTGTTAACACTAATAAAAAGGATATGACCTCATCGAGAAAAGGGTCTTTTCTTTACCACTTTGACGAAAAAAAATATAACAAAAAAATCTCACAGGGATTTATGTTTAAGATCTAA